In one Silene latifolia isolate original U9 population chromosome 10, ASM4854445v1, whole genome shotgun sequence genomic region, the following are encoded:
- the LOC141608825 gene encoding receptor-like protein EIX2 — MGNIVKTCLLIYTFIFFNTTRWCSCKAGNSPSNSTLRCIPSERAALLNFKHNLTYFDKDVSSSWKGDECCKWSRVGCDNTSGHVIQLDLYGSDTNNLLKMEKLESIVYLLELRQLDSLDLSFNNFSYGSIPIFMGLMKQLRYLDLSFASLGGLIPYELGNLTKLQHLDLADNKLLGEIPASLGKLSNLKYFNLFGNQLSGKIPTSIGKLSELQSLNIAFNRMEGTVLSESHFVNLSSLIVLDMIDTMLTLNLSSDWVPPFQLQYLGADTCKINGEIPPWLQTQKNLSELLLTNANISGLMPSWFHTMQQLDFVLLSNNKLCGPIIFPINFIAIYLSNNSLSGEFLSNGSKSEVYRSANFIDLTNNFISGPLLEGLGQIMPNLTTLILSNNQISGQIPNSLCQLELLNSLDINNNSLSGEIPNCLANLSSLSFVRLSYNKLKGHIPCFNNSGSYQNGVGVEFYLHLNDNMLIGEMPSCLRSLTNLKVLDIGGNNLSGKMLKWFSAEKLKELQILRLRGNKFSGTIPRHICSLPHLQIVDLGHNHFTGSIPPCLSNLTAMTLNLSQASHFNDAISEVIQGIERAYTSTQLYLVDIDLSCNNLIGSIPDNLTKIVGLLNLNLSYNQLSGMIPGNIGDLKSLISLDLSMNELTGRIPTSIGEIPMLSHLNLSYNNLSGPIPTGNQLQVLSDQASIYAGNPYLCGDFLPKKCKSKVNEQDKDKSNRGKGDNKGKLEKMELVLVVMSGFATGFWGVVGSLVLKRRWRHAVFRRVEDGYNWLYVVVAVRVAKARRINRK; from the coding sequence ATGGGGAATATAGTAAAAACTTGCCTACTGATTTACACATTCATCTTTTTCAATACTACTAGATGGTGTAGCTGTAAGGCGGGTAACTCACCCAGCAACTCAACCTTGAGGTGTATACCTTCTGAAAGAGCAGCCCTGCTCAACTTCAAGCACAACCTCACCTATTTCGACAAAGATGTTTCATCTTCGTGGAAAGGTGATGAATgttgcaaatggagccgggtggGTTGTGATAACACGTCCGGCCATGTTATCCAGCTCGATCTTTATGGAAGCGACACTAATAACTTGCTTAAAATGGAGAAGCTTGAATCCATAGTGTATTTGCTTGAGCTGAGACAACTTGATAGCTTGGACCTCAGCTTCAATAACTTCAGTTATGGCTCAATTCCAATATTTATGGGTCTGATGAAGCAACTCAGGTATCTCGATCTCTCATTTGCTTCCCTTGGTGGGTTAATTCCATATGAACTAGGTAACCTCACTAAACTACAACACCTTGATCTTGCTGATAACAAGTTATTGGGTGAGATTCCAGCATCATTAGGGAAGCTGTCAAACTTGAAGTACTTTAATCTTTTTGGTAATCAGTTGAGTGGCAAAATACCAACATCAATAGGTAAACTTTCCGAGCTGCAAAGTCTAAATATTGCGTTCAATCGAATGGAAGGTACAGTTTTGTCTGAATCGCACTTTGTTAACCTCTCAAGCTTGATAGTTTTAGACATGATTGATACGATGCTAACACTCAACCTGTCTTCTGATTGGGTGCCCCCTTTCCAACTTCAATACTTAGGTGCTGATACCTGCAAAATCAACGGAGAAATTCCACCATGGCTTCAAACTCAAAAGAACCTATCAGAGCTCCTTTTAACAAATGCAAATATCTCCGGGCTTATGCCCAGCTGGTTTCATACAATGCAACAACTTGACTTTGTGCTTCTTTCTAACAACAAGCTTTGTGGGCCTATTATTTTCCCTATCAACTTTATTGCAATATACCTCTCTAATAACTCTCTGTCAGGGGAATTTTTGTCCAATGGCAGTAAATCTGAAGTATATCGCTCTGCTAACTTCATAGATCTCACAAATAATTTTATATCTGGGCCACTTCTAGAAGGTTTAGGTCAAATAATGCCCAACTTGACAACTCTGATCCTTTCTAATAATCAAATTAGTGGTCAAATCCCCAATTCTTTGTGCCAACTTGAGTTGTTAAATTCTCTAGACATCAATAATAATAGTTTATCAGGCGAAATTCCAAATTGTTTAGCCAATTTGTCAAGTCTTTCATTTGTACGTCTCTCCTACAACAAGCTAAAAGGACATATTCCTTGCTTTAATAATAGTGGTTCCTACCAAAATGGTGTTGGTGTGGAATTTTACTTGCATTTGAATGACAACATGCTCATTGGAGAAATGCCTTCATGCTTGAGGAGTCTCACAAATTTGAAAGTTTTAGACATTGGTGGAAATAATCTCTCAGGCAAAATGCTTAAGTGGTTTAGTGCCGAAAAATTGAAGGAACTACAAATACTTAGGCTAAGAGGAAACAAGTTTAGTGGCACTATTCCTAGGCATATATGCTCTTTGCCTCATCTCCAAATCGTAGACCTTGGACATAACCATTTTACGGGATCCATTCCTCCTTGTTTAAGTAACCTTACAGCCATGACCCTTAATCTGTCACAAGCTAGCCATTTCAATGATGCTATTAGTGAGGTAATTCAGGGAATAGAGCGTGCATATACAAGCACGCAACTATATTTGGTGGATATAGACCTCTCCTGCAATAACTTGATAGGTAGCATTCCTGATAACTTGACAAAGATCGTTGGCTTGTTAAATCTCAACTTGTCATATAATCAGCTATCTGGAATGATTCCCGGGAATATTGGGGATTTGAAGTCATTGATCTCACTTGACTTGTCAATGAATGAACTCACGGGAAGAATCCCAACAAGCATAGGTGAAATACCTATGTTAAGCCATCTTAACCTCTCCTACAACAATTTATCCGGCCCAATCCCGACTGGCAATCAGCTACAAGTCCTGTCTGACCAGGCTTCAATATATGCCGGAAATCCTTATCTTTGTGGTGATTTTTTGCCTAAGAAGTGTAAAAGTAAAGTGAACGAGCAAGACAAGGATAAGAGCAATAGAGGCAAAGGCGATAATAAGGGGAAGCTTGAGAAAATGGAGCTGGTCCTGGTTGTGATGTCGGGATTTGCGACTGGTTTTTGGGGTGTTGTTGGGAGTTTGGTGTTGAAAAGGAGGTGGAGGCATGCAGTTTTCCGGCGTGTGGAAGATGGTTATAACTGGTTGTATGTGGTAGTTGCAGTGAGGGTGGCCAAAGCTAGGAGGATCAACAGGAAATGA
- the LOC141608826 gene encoding receptor-like protein EIX2 produces MANVVKTCLLIYTFIFFNTTRWCSCKAGNSPNNSTLRCIPSERAALLNFKHNLTFFDEDVSSTWKGEECCKWSRVVCDNTIGHVIQLNLNGDENYQLLKMEKLEYLVYFLQLKQLESLELSFNDFSYSSIPIFMGLMKQLRYLDLSFASLGGLIPYELGNLTNLQHLDLGYNMLLGEIPASLGKLSNLEYLDLSHNQLSGKIPTAIGKLSELQYLNIAFNRMESTVLSESHFVNLSSLTVLDISNRMLTLNLSSDWVPPFQLQFLGADTCKINGEIPPWLQTQKNLSQLLLSNANISGHMPNWFHTMQQLDFVLLSNNNLSGPSILPINFFAIYLSNNSLSGEFLSNSSKPEVYRFANFIDLTNNFISGPLLEGLGHIMPNLTTLILSNNQISGQIPNSLCQLESLNSLDINNNSLSGEIPNCLANLSSLSLVRLSYNKLKGHIPCFNNSGSYQNGVGVEFYLHLNDNMLIGEMPSCLRSLTNLKVLDIGGNKLSGKMLKWFSAEKLKELQILRLRGNKFSGTIPRHMCSLPHLQILDLGHNHFTGSIPPCLNNLTTMTLFNASQESQISHFNDAISEVIQGIERAYTSTQQYLVDIDLSCNNLIGSIPDNLTKIVGLLNLNLSYNQLSGMIPENIGDLKSLISLDLSMNELTGKIPTSIGEIPMLSHLNLSYNNLSGPIPTGNQLQVLSDQASIYAGNPYLCGDFLPKKCKTKVNEQDKNKSNRGKGDNKEKLEKMELVLVVMSGFATGFWGVVGCLVLKRRWRHAVFRRVEDGYNWLYVIVVLKVRVVKAKMNRS; encoded by the coding sequence ATGGCGAATGTAGTAAAAACTTGCCTACTGATTTACACATTCATCTTTTTCAATACTACTAGATGGTGTAGCTGTAAGGCGGGTAACTCACCCAACAACTCAACCTTGAGGTGTATACCTTCTGAAAGAGCAGCCCTGCTCAACTTCAAGCACAACCTCACCTTTTTCGATGAAGATGTTTCATCTACGTGGAAAGGTGAGGAATGCTGCAAATGGAGTCGGGTGGTTTGTGATAACACGATCGGCCATGTTATCCAGCTCAATCTGAACGGAGATGAGAATTATCAATTGCTTAAAATGGAGAAGCTCGAGTACTTGGTGTATTTTCTTCAGCTGAAACAACTGGAGAGCTTGGAGCTCAGCTTTAATGATTTCAGTTATAGCTCAATTCCAATATTTATGGGTCTGATGAAGCAACTCAGGTATCTCGATCTCTCATTTGCTTCCCTTGGTGGGTTAATTCCATATGAATTAGGTAACCTCACTAACCTACAACACCTTGATCTTGGTTATAACATGTTATTGGGTGAGATTCCAGCATCATTAGGGAAGCTGTCAAACTTGGAGTACTTAGATCTTTCTCATAATCAGTTGAGTGGCAAAATACCAACAGCAATAGGTAAACTTTCCGAGCTGCAATATTTAAATATTGCGTTCAATCGAATGGAAAGTACAGTTTTGTCTGAATCGCACTTTGTTAACCTCTCAAGCTTGACAGTTTTAGACATATCTAATAGGATGCTAACACTCAACCTGTCTTCTGATTGGGTGCCCCCTTTCCAACTTCAATTCTTAGGTGCTGATACCTGCAAAATCAACGGAGAAATTCCACCATGGCTTCAAACTCAAAAGAACCTATCACAGCTCCTTTTGTCAAATGCAAATATCTCTGGGCACATGCCCAACTGGTTTCATACAATGCAACAACTTGACTTTGTGCTTCTTTCTAACAACAATCTTAGCGGGCCTTCTATTTTACCTATCAACTTTTTTGCAATATACCTCTCTAATAACTCTCTGTCAGGGGAATTTTTGTCCAATAGCAGTAAACCTGAAGTATATCGCTTTGCTAACTTCATAGATCTCACAAATAATTTTATATCTGGGCCACTTCTAGAAGGTTTAGGTCATATAATGCCCAACTTGACAACTCTGATCCTTTCTAATAATCAAATTAGTGGTCAAATCCCCAATTCTTTGTGCCAACTTGAGTCATTAAATTCTCTAGACATCAATAATAATAGTTTATCGGGCGAAATTCCAAATTGTTTAGCCAATTTGTCAAGTCTTTCACTTGTACGTCTCTCATACAACAAGCTAAAAGGACATATTCCTTGCTTTAATAATAGTGGTTCCTACCAAAATGGTGTTGGTGTGGAATTTTACTTGCATTTGAATGACAACATGCTCATCGGAGAAATGCCTTCATGCTTGAGGAGTCTCACAAATTTGAAAGTTTTAGACATCGGTGGAAATAAGCTCTCAGGCAAAATGCTTAAGTGGTTTAGTGCCGAAAAATTGAAGGAACTACAAATACTTAGGCTAAGAGGAAACAAGTTTAGTGGCACTATTCCTAGGCATATGTGCTCTTTGCCTCATCTCCAAATCTTGGACCTTGGACATAACCATTTTACGGGATCCATTCCTCCTTGTTTGAATAACCTTACAACCATGACTTTATTTAATGCGTCACAAGAGTCACAAATTAGCCATTTCAATGATGCTATTAGTGAGGTAATTCAGGGAATAGAGCGTGCATATACAAGCACGCAACAATATTTGGTGGATATAGACCTCTCTTGCAATAACTTGATAGGTAGCATTCCTGATAACTTGACAAAGATCGTTGGCTTGTTAAATCTCAACTTGTCATATAATCAGCTATCTGGAATGATTCCCGAGAATATTGGGGATTTGAAGTCATTGATCTCACTTGACTTGTCAATGAATGAACTCACGGGAAAAATCCCAACAAGCATAGGTGAAATACCTATGTTAAGCCATCTTAACCTTTCCTACAACAATTTATCGGGCCCAATCCCGACTGGCAATCAGCTACAAGTCCTGTCGGATCAAGCCTCAATATATGCCGGAAATCCTTATCTTTGTGGGGATTTTTTGCCTAAGAAGTGTAAAACTAAAGTGAACGAGCAAGACAAGAATAAGAGCAATAGAGGCAAAGGCGATAATAAGGAGAAACTTGAGAAAATGGAGCTGGTCCTGGTAGTGATGTCGGGATTTGCGACTGGTTTTTGGGGTGTTGTTGGGTGTTTGGTGTTGAAAAGGAGGTGGAGGCATGCAGTTTTCCGGCGTGTTGAAGATGGTTATAACTGGTTGTATGTGATAGTTGTTCTGAAGGTGAGGGTGGTCAAAGCTAAGATGAACAGGAGTTGA